A region from the Aliarcobacter thereius LMG 24486 genome encodes:
- the clpA gene encoding ATP-dependent Clp protease ATP-binding subunit ClpA → MISKELREVFSLAINFAKRNQHEYLTLEHVFLMLINSNTIKDMFNDLGVDSKALFEDLKEYITSNTPKLPDGIIDEPIETVALSSTIEYMVAHTQGSGKTQANVEDMFVAILKDEKSYSTYLLKKLGIQRVDILEEISHKEIDEHNEDSKKEEQSEKILEENSSELVAFAEKSQIDPVIGRDKEIARVIEILSRRKKNNPLLVGEPGVGKTAIAEGLALKIAKKEVPSFLEDAKIFSLDMASMLAGTKYRGDFEKKLKSLLKEIAKIPNAILFIDEIHTIVGAGSVGGSAMDASNILKPLLANGKLRCIGATTFSEYRNDFEKDKALSRRFAKVDINEPSIEDSIIILEGLKSKYEEFHKVKYSKASIISAVELSKKYINDRFLPDCAIDVIDEVGASKKISMQSTLKTSNESNITITQKDVEDTIAKMAHIPSRSATKNDLTLLKSLEKNMQKRVFGQDEAIIKIIQAIKINKAGLGVDKKPIGSFLFTGPTGVGKTEVAKELSLQMGIHFERFDMSEYMEAHAISRLIGAPAGYIGYEKGGLLTESIRKHPHSVLLLDEIEKAHPDLMSILLQVMDNAELTDNAGNKADFQNVILIMTSNLGVSEANVMGFAKNDKLNENRAINRFFAPEFRNRLDSVISFESLSIDVVSKIVGKFIEDLEKQLESKKIKIEISKKAKDELAILGYDKSMGARPLNRVISEKIKNILTDEILFGKLKKGGLVKIDFKNEFLFDYIS, encoded by the coding sequence ATGATAAGCAAAGAGTTAAGAGAAGTATTCTCACTAGCAATTAACTTTGCCAAAAGAAATCAACATGAGTATTTAACACTAGAACATGTTTTTTTAATGCTTATAAATAGCAATACAATAAAAGATATGTTTAATGATTTAGGAGTTGATAGTAAAGCTTTATTTGAAGATTTAAAAGAGTATATAACTTCAAATACTCCAAAACTTCCAGATGGAATAATTGATGAACCAATAGAAACTGTTGCTTTATCATCAACTATTGAATATATGGTTGCGCATACTCAAGGAAGTGGAAAAACTCAAGCAAATGTTGAAGATATGTTTGTAGCCATATTAAAAGATGAGAAATCATATTCAACATATTTATTAAAAAAACTAGGAATTCAAAGAGTAGATATTTTAGAAGAGATATCTCATAAAGAGATTGATGAACATAATGAAGATAGTAAAAAAGAAGAACAAAGTGAAAAAATATTAGAAGAAAACTCAAGTGAGTTAGTTGCTTTTGCAGAGAAATCACAAATAGATCCAGTAATTGGAAGAGATAAAGAGATAGCAAGAGTAATTGAGATTTTGAGTAGAAGAAAGAAAAATAATCCACTTTTAGTAGGAGAACCAGGTGTTGGTAAAACAGCAATTGCTGAAGGATTAGCTCTAAAAATTGCTAAAAAGGAAGTTCCATCATTTTTAGAAGATGCAAAAATATTTTCACTTGATATGGCTTCAATGCTTGCAGGTACAAAATATAGAGGAGATTTCGAAAAAAAATTAAAATCTCTTTTAAAAGAGATAGCAAAAATACCAAATGCAATTTTATTTATAGATGAAATACATACAATTGTAGGAGCAGGAAGTGTTGGAGGAAGTGCTATGGATGCTTCAAATATTTTAAAACCACTTTTAGCAAATGGAAAACTAAGATGCATTGGAGCAACAACTTTTAGTGAATATAGAAATGATTTTGAAAAAGATAAAGCACTTAGTAGAAGATTTGCAAAAGTTGATATAAATGAGCCATCAATAGAGGATTCAATAATAATTCTTGAAGGTTTAAAATCAAAATATGAAGAGTTTCATAAAGTGAAATATTCAAAAGCTTCAATAATTAGTGCAGTAGAATTGAGTAAAAAGTATATAAATGATAGGTTTTTACCAGATTGTGCTATTGATGTAATCGATGAGGTTGGAGCATCTAAGAAAATATCTATGCAATCTACATTAAAAACATCAAATGAATCAAATATTACAATTACACAAAAAGATGTAGAAGATACAATAGCAAAAATGGCTCATATTCCATCAAGAAGTGCAACTAAAAATGATTTAACTCTATTAAAGAGTTTAGAAAAAAATATGCAAAAAAGAGTTTTTGGACAAGATGAAGCTATTATTAAAATAATTCAAGCAATAAAAATAAATAAAGCAGGATTAGGAGTTGATAAAAAACCAATAGGAAGTTTTTTATTTACTGGACCAACAGGAGTTGGAAAAACGGAAGTAGCAAAAGAGTTATCACTTCAAATGGGAATACATTTTGAAAGATTTGATATGAGTGAATATATGGAAGCTCATGCTATTTCAAGACTTATTGGTGCTCCAGCTGGATATATAGGATATGAGAAAGGTGGACTTTTAACAGAAAGTATAAGAAAACATCCACATAGTGTACTTTTACTTGATGAAATAGAAAAAGCACATCCTGATTTGATGTCAATTTTACTTCAAGTTATGGATAATGCAGAATTAACAGATAATGCAGGGAATAAAGCTGATTTCCAAAATGTAATTCTAATAATGACTTCAAATCTTGGAGTTAGTGAAGCAAATGTTATGGGATTTGCAAAAAATGATAAATTAAATGAAAATAGAGCAATAAATAGATTTTTTGCTCCTGAGTTTAGAAACAGACTTGATAGTGTTATTAGTTTTGAAAGCTTAAGTATAGATGTTGTTTCTAAGATAGTAGGAAAATTTATTGAAGATTTAGAAAAACAACTTGAAAGTAAAAAGATTAAAATTGAGATAAGTAAAAAAGCAAAAGATGAATTAGCAATATTAGGATATGACAAATCTATGGGAGCTAGACCTTTAAATAGAGTTATCTCTGAAAAAATAAAAAATATTTTAACAGATGAAATATTATTTGGTAAATTAAAAAAAGGTGGTCTTGTAAAAATTGATTTTAAAAATGAATTTTTATTTGATTATATAAGTTAA
- the bioD gene encoding dethiobiotin synthase: MNINSKQYIGKAIFVTATNTDVGKTYACEKLLNFFAKEGLKVGYFKPIETGVIDNQPFDGTKLFSLACSLNNNYNKLSIKDVVPYQFTLPASPYVAKGNTIIDIDFLKKQKDYLLDFCDVLIIEGAGGLMVPIEIDFFMIDLIKEFNTKAFLITPSKLGSINDTILSIEALKNKDIEFEFFINLYKDKDSFDKVSKPFLEDYFANLKFLK; encoded by the coding sequence ATGAATATAAATTCAAAACAGTATATTGGAAAAGCTATTTTTGTAACTGCAACAAATACAGATGTAGGAAAAACTTATGCTTGTGAAAAACTATTAAACTTTTTTGCAAAAGAGGGTTTAAAAGTTGGTTATTTTAAACCAATTGAAACTGGTGTTATAGATAATCAACCATTTGATGGAACTAAATTATTTAGTTTAGCTTGTAGTTTAAATAATAATTATAATAAGCTATCTATTAAAGATGTTGTTCCATATCAATTTACTCTTCCTGCTTCTCCTTATGTAGCAAAAGGGAACACTATTATAGATATTGATTTTTTAAAAAAACAAAAAGATTATCTACTTGATTTTTGTGATGTTTTAATTATTGAGGGAGCTGGTGGATTAATGGTACCAATAGAGATTGATTTTTTTATGATTGATTTAATTAAAGAGTTTAATACAAAAGCTTTTTTGATAACTCCATCAAAACTAGGTTCTATAAATGACACCATACTTTCAATTGAAGCTTTAAAAAATAAAGATATAGAGTTTGAATTCTTTATAAATCTTTATAAAGATAAAGATAGCTTTGATAAAGTCTCAAAACCATTTTTAGAAGATTATTTTGCTAATTTGAAATTCTTGAAATAA
- a CDS encoding ComEA family DNA-binding protein: MRKIVVLIMLFGALFLGAIDLQTASKSELMSIKGIGDKKADSIIEYRKSNTISKPDDLRNIKGFGDSIINNIKNYTENNNN; encoded by the coding sequence ATGAGAAAAATTGTTGTACTTATTATGTTGTTTGGTGCTTTGTTTTTAGGAGCTATTGATCTACAAACTGCTTCTAAATCAGAACTAATGTCTATTAAAGGTATTGGTGATAAAAAAGCTGATTCTATTATTGAATATAGAAAATCTAATACTATCTCTAAACCTGATGATCTTAGAAATATTAAAGGCTTCGGTGACTCTATTATTAACAATATTAAAAATTATACAGAAAATAATAATAATTAG
- a CDS encoding HpcH/HpaI aldolase/citrate lyase family protein → MTHPNQALFEAGKSLPIIPTCEHFAGSEKLILKGFEMQKKLGPVFDITCDCEDGAETGKEVEHAQMIVRVVNSDANPFKMAGTRIHDHSHKDWRQDVDILVAGAGETLAYITLPKSTCYEDAKTQIEYIQKVAKENGIKREIPIHVLIETHGALNDVEKIATLPWLQVLDFGLMDFVSGYQGAIPAINMRSPGQFEHRLISAAKARVAQAAIQNYVIPCHNVTLDLKNPYQTYKDAERARNEFGFMRMWSIYPTQVQAIVDAMKPDFTELVAAQNILIKAQDAEWGPIQYDGELHDRATYRYFWELVQRAKFSGVALLPEAEKRFFA, encoded by the coding sequence ATGACACACCCAAATCAAGCACTATTTGAAGCTGGTAAATCTTTACCAATTATCCCAACTTGTGAGCACTTTGCAGGAAGCGAAAAGCTAATCCTAAAAGGTTTTGAAATGCAAAAAAAACTAGGTCCTGTTTTTGATATCACTTGTGATTGTGAAGATGGAGCAGAAACTGGTAAAGAAGTTGAACATGCACAAATGATAGTAAGAGTTGTAAATTCTGATGCTAACCCATTTAAAATGGCTGGAACAAGAATTCATGACCATTCACATAAAGACTGGAGACAAGATGTTGATATATTAGTTGCAGGAGCTGGAGAAACTCTTGCATATATTACTCTACCAAAATCAACTTGTTATGAAGATGCTAAAACACAAATAGAGTATATTCAAAAAGTAGCAAAAGAAAATGGAATTAAAAGAGAGATTCCAATTCATGTATTAATTGAAACTCATGGAGCTTTAAATGATGTTGAAAAGATTGCAACTCTTCCTTGGCTACAAGTTTTAGATTTTGGTTTAATGGATTTTGTTTCTGGTTATCAAGGAGCGATTCCAGCAATTAATATGAGAAGTCCTGGACAATTTGAACATAGATTGATTTCTGCTGCAAAAGCTAGAGTTGCACAAGCAGCTATTCAAAACTATGTAATACCTTGTCATAATGTTACTCTTGATCTTAAAAATCCTTATCAAACATATAAAGATGCTGAAAGAGCAAGAAATGAATTTGGATTTATGAGAATGTGGTCAATTTACCCAACACAAGTACAAGCTATTGTTGATGCTATGAAACCAGACTTTACAGAACTTGTAGCTGCTCAGAATATTTTAATTAAAGCTCAAGATGCTGAGTGGGGACCAATTCAATATGATGGAGAACTACACGATAGAGCAACTTATAGATATTTTTGGGAATTAGTTCAAAGAGCAAAATTCTCAGGAGTTGCACTTCTTCCAGAAGCAGAAAAAAGGTTTTTTGCTTAA
- a CDS encoding HpcH/HpaI aldolase/citrate lyase family protein, which yields MMTSSIDLSKLTAKDDLTPVLGGYWPGIQIYYPPIKFNPLDGSYESMEQAKLRLQKHAYNTRAHTVLFDLEDGCRQKAQSRELLIQELPKFPERDFQIAIRINQFRTEEYEEDLKMLKQIHQYVDVIVLAKAGEVYGSAEIRDLSSWLISIGSNLTIQPIIEHPKSLKIADRLMEYATVKHIVFGIHDFSKAMAYKITPKGWMDELETYFDMLTLEARIKGKGVIGGVEVLLTPHSLPSNCVEKKDIRRWLDLHGDEASKYVYSHALRESAMGLTGKQVITPNHINICKVAFTPSPNEIAKDVSILKAAIEADALLSGAIRYEGEMLDPPMFGKSLQNILRAYALKSLTKEDELFALSVLNKMPLNTFKENWPYGQL from the coding sequence ATGATGACTTCTTCAATAGATTTATCTAAATTAACAGCGAAAGATGATTTGACTCCAGTTCTTGGTGGTTATTGGCCAGGGATTCAAATCTATTATCCTCCAATAAAGTTTAATCCCCTTGATGGATCTTACGAAAGTATGGAACAAGCAAAACTAAGACTACAAAAACATGCTTATAATACAAGAGCTCATACAGTTTTATTTGACTTAGAAGATGGTTGTAGACAAAAAGCTCAAAGTAGAGAACTTTTAATACAAGAGCTACCAAAATTTCCAGAAAGAGATTTTCAAATAGCTATTAGAATAAATCAATTTAGAACTGAAGAGTACGAAGAAGATTTAAAAATGTTAAAACAAATTCATCAATATGTTGATGTGATTGTATTGGCAAAAGCAGGTGAAGTATATGGAAGTGCAGAGATTAGAGATCTATCTTCATGGTTAATTTCTATTGGAAGTAATCTTACAATTCAACCAATTATAGAACACCCTAAATCTTTAAAGATTGCAGATAGACTTATGGAATATGCAACTGTAAAACATATTGTTTTTGGAATTCATGACTTTTCAAAAGCTATGGCTTATAAAATCACTCCAAAAGGATGGATGGATGAGCTTGAAACTTACTTTGATATGCTAACTTTAGAAGCAAGAATCAAAGGAAAAGGAGTGATTGGAGGAGTTGAAGTTCTTCTTACACCTCACTCTTTACCAAGTAATTGTGTAGAGAAAAAAGATATTAGAAGATGGCTAGATTTACATGGAGATGAAGCAAGTAAATATGTATATTCTCATGCACTAAGAGAGAGTGCAATGGGATTAACAGGGAAGCAAGTTATTACTCCAAATCATATAAACATCTGTAAAGTTGCATTTACTCCTAGTCCAAATGAGATTGCAAAAGATGTTTCAATATTAAAAGCTGCTATTGAAGCAGATGCACTTTTAAGTGGTGCAATTAGATATGAAGGAGAAATGTTAGATCCTCCAATGTTTGGAAAGTCATTACAAAATATTTTAAGAGCTTACGCACTTAAAAGCCTTACAAAAGAAGATGAGCTTTTTGCTCTTAGTGTTTTAAATAAAATGCCATTAAATACATTTAAAGAAAATTGGCCTTATGGTCAACTGTAA
- a CDS encoding peptidylprolyl isomerase: MSKNRYGQELKEYNFTKEELSKFNYAKFTTSKGEIILNLFNQETPNTVSNFVSLVNDGFYNGLNFHRVIPGFMAQGGCPNGTGTGGPDWSIACEVNAEKQIHNKGSLSMAHAGRDTGGSQFFICFVPCPHLDRNHTVFGEITKDDTKSFQTLDSINQGDKIISVEILENL; encoded by the coding sequence ATGAGCAAAAATAGATATGGGCAAGAATTAAAAGAATATAATTTTACAAAAGAAGAACTTTCAAAATTCAACTACGCAAAATTTACAACTTCTAAAGGTGAAATAATCTTAAATTTATTTAATCAAGAAACTCCAAATACAGTTTCAAATTTCGTAAGCTTAGTAAATGATGGTTTTTATAATGGTTTAAATTTTCATAGAGTAATTCCAGGTTTTATGGCTCAAGGTGGTTGCCCAAATGGAACTGGTACAGGTGGTCCTGATTGGTCAATAGCTTGTGAAGTTAATGCAGAAAAACAAATTCATAATAAAGGAAGCCTTTCAATGGCACATGCAGGTAGAGATACAGGTGGAAGCCAATTTTTTATATGTTTTGTTCCTTGCCCTCATTTAGATAGAAATCATACAGTTTTTGGTGAAATCACTAAAGATGATACAAAAAGTTTTCAAACACTAGATTCAATAAATCAAGGTGACAAAATAATTTCTGTGGAGATTTTAGAAAATTTATAA
- a CDS encoding c-type cytochrome, translating to MRIFLLISLIVLFSACSSEDKSIKKENINSDNIEEIKNEDVFKDAIVNSDMIEDEFMEKEIDAKNLYKACSSCHGEKGEFSALGVSKPIIDFSKEELLFSFYGYIDGSYGGAFKNIMKPHLETKSKEELEILADYIVDLK from the coding sequence ATGAGAATTTTTTTATTAATAAGCCTAATAGTATTGTTTTCAGCTTGTTCAAGTGAAGATAAAAGTATAAAAAAAGAGAATATAAATTCTGATAATATAGAAGAGATTAAAAATGAAGATGTATTTAAAGATGCAATAGTTAATTCTGATATGATTGAAGATGAGTTTATGGAAAAAGAGATAGATGCAAAAAACTTATATAAAGCGTGTAGCTCTTGTCATGGAGAAAAAGGAGAGTTTTCTGCTCTTGGAGTATCAAAACCGATTATTGACTTTTCAAAAGAAGAATTGTTATTCTCATTTTATGGATATATAGATGGAAGTTATGGAGGAGCATTTAAAAATATAATGAAACCTCATTTAGAAACAAAAAGCAAAGAAGAGTTAGAAATTTTAGCAGATTATATTGTTGATTTAAAATAA
- a CDS encoding MaoC family dehydratase, which yields MSKISNKINFGNYFEDFKIGQKIVHPLPRTISEGDVSLYIAFTGSRFSLHSSDIVAKEFGYKKRPLDDLLMFHLTFGKSVQDISLNAIANLGYAEISFPNPVYIGDTVSMTSSVIGLKENSNGKSGVVYVHSIGMNQNNEEVLNLKRWVMVHKKNHSIKSDINEVPSFEKATKILDEINIPKISCVDTDASGGKYFFEDYELGERLNHPEGITVDDSDHTLATKLYQNNAKVHFNDHMMQSTPMKQRLMYGGVVISMARTASYNGLQNAQWIYSINSGTHSNPTYAGDTIYAYTEILEKIDHKREDIGLLRLRTIALKNISSNEIEDAKGEDGKYLPNVVLDLDYTVIIPKKSTKK from the coding sequence TTGTCAAAAATAAGCAATAAAATTAATTTTGGGAACTATTTTGAAGATTTTAAAATTGGTCAAAAAATAGTTCATCCACTTCCAAGAACAATTAGTGAAGGTGATGTATCTTTATACATTGCTTTTACAGGTTCTAGATTCTCTTTACACTCAAGTGATATTGTAGCAAAAGAGTTTGGTTATAAAAAAAGACCTTTAGATGATCTTTTAATGTTTCACTTAACATTTGGAAAATCTGTTCAAGATATATCTTTAAATGCAATTGCAAACTTAGGATATGCAGAGATATCTTTTCCTAATCCAGTTTATATAGGAGATACAGTTTCTATGACTTCATCTGTTATTGGATTAAAAGAGAATTCAAATGGAAAAAGTGGAGTTGTTTATGTTCATTCAATTGGAATGAATCAAAATAATGAAGAGGTTTTAAATCTAAAAAGATGGGTAATGGTTCATAAAAAAAATCACTCTATTAAAAGTGATATAAATGAAGTTCCATCATTTGAAAAAGCAACAAAAATTTTAGATGAAATTAATATTCCAAAAATTTCTTGTGTAGATACAGATGCAAGTGGTGGAAAATATTTCTTTGAAGATTATGAGCTAGGAGAAAGACTTAATCATCCTGAGGGAATAACTGTTGATGATAGTGACCATACTTTAGCAACAAAACTTTACCAAAACAATGCAAAAGTACATTTCAATGACCATATGATGCAAAGCACTCCAATGAAACAAAGATTAATGTATGGTGGAGTTGTGATTTCAATGGCAAGAACAGCTTCATATAATGGTTTACAAAATGCTCAATGGATTTATAGCATAAACAGTGGAACTCATAGTAATCCTACTTATGCAGGAGATACAATTTATGCTTATACTGAGATTTTAGAGAAAATAGATCATAAAAGAGAAGATATTGGTCTTTTAAGATTAAGAACTATTGCTCTAAAGAATATATCTTCAAATGAGATAGAAGATGCAAAAGGTGAAGATGGTAAATATCTTCCAAATGTAGTTTTGGATTTAGATTACACAGTAATTATTCCAAAAAAATCAACAAAAAAATAA
- a CDS encoding aldolase/citrate lyase family protein: MSQTVKIDIPEFLNIGVACTSLHVGTPKENNIAMIIEDDKLGTDKISYKDLATKSDQVANFFTQEIGLKARDRVLVCLKNSLAYPISFFGVMKGGMIAVPTSTLLSGSEVKYLAEDSQAKAIVLSASMYENLVPYLENLDNLKTIIIAGVDSVENFKKPKDIEVFALNSIFDKSDKTANHYNSKSGEPAYLVYTSGTTGYPKGVLHSHRSLVGRKPATDFWFDFKENDRIMHSGKFNWTYVLGSALMDPLYNGHTVIAYEGANDASTWINLIKKHECTIFIGVPTIYRQIIQKTDFTLENCPSLRYCMSAGEHLSDEMLGLWRDRFKQDIFEAIGMSECSYYISHSKNNPIRPGSAGFPQPGHIVKLINPETLEEVGVEEEGMICIGEDDPGLFLEYWQLEEETAKARHDGYFFTGDYARKDKDGYIWFIGRKDDIINTFGFRVSPHEIERVVKTHPDVADCVAFGLDIEKDKTLVAIAVVGHSTLSKEKEQEILKFSQNNLAKYKAPKEIFSMSDYPRTKNGKVLRKQLVKDLHEQYFAIEKGEEIVEYKARRSMLLVPPYDLHKMEKARTVLADTVIFDLEAILEEQREAGRTVIRETFKKDGPLFGESERVIRVNNLGSEDLKRDLELAKEIEIDALLFSKIDTKEDVLKAAKLIEEVNPNLTLMIMIETPLSVLNIHEICAASPKVEVVVVGSNKLANRLQIDIKRGSKAIVTYLAQIALASKAYNKMVIDGPHFDVQDEFACEDSTKDAFNLGFDGKSLIHPIQIDYINDIFTPKQSEVEDYEDMIEKYEEATKQGKEVILHNNRLVDSSRIVWARKMIKLYETYKALGQNLFGK; encoded by the coding sequence ATGAGCCAAACAGTAAAAATAGATATACCAGAATTTTTAAATATAGGTGTTGCTTGTACATCACTTCATGTTGGAACTCCAAAAGAGAACAATATTGCTATGATTATTGAAGATGATAAACTTGGAACTGATAAAATTTCATATAAAGATTTAGCAACAAAATCTGATCAAGTTGCAAACTTTTTCACACAAGAGATAGGACTAAAAGCAAGAGATAGAGTTTTAGTTTGTTTAAAAAACTCTTTAGCTTATCCTATTTCGTTTTTTGGTGTTATGAAAGGTGGAATGATTGCAGTTCCTACTTCAACACTTTTAAGTGGTAGCGAAGTTAAATATCTTGCAGAAGATTCTCAAGCAAAAGCTATTGTTTTATCTGCTTCAATGTATGAAAATCTTGTTCCTTATTTAGAAAACCTTGATAATCTAAAAACAATAATTATAGCTGGAGTTGATAGTGTTGAGAACTTCAAAAAACCAAAAGATATTGAAGTTTTTGCATTAAATTCGATATTTGATAAAAGTGATAAAACAGCAAATCACTATAATTCAAAATCAGGAGAACCTGCATATTTAGTTTATACTTCAGGAACAACAGGTTATCCAAAAGGTGTTTTACACTCACACAGATCTCTTGTTGGAAGAAAACCAGCAACTGATTTTTGGTTTGATTTCAAAGAGAATGACAGAATAATGCACTCAGGGAAATTCAACTGGACTTATGTTTTAGGTTCTGCACTTATGGATCCACTTTACAATGGTCATACAGTTATTGCATATGAAGGAGCTAATGATGCTTCAACATGGATTAATTTAATAAAAAAACATGAATGTACTATATTTATTGGAGTTCCAACAATTTATAGACAAATTATTCAAAAAACAGATTTTACTCTTGAAAATTGCCCTAGCCTAAGATATTGTATGAGTGCTGGAGAGCATTTAAGTGATGAAATGCTTGGACTTTGGAGAGATAGATTCAAACAAGATATATTTGAAGCTATTGGAATGAGTGAGTGTTCATACTATATTTCTCACTCAAAAAACAATCCAATAAGACCAGGAAGTGCTGGTTTCCCACAACCAGGACATATTGTAAAACTTATAAATCCTGAAACTTTAGAAGAAGTTGGAGTTGAAGAAGAGGGGATGATTTGCATTGGAGAAGATGATCCAGGATTATTTTTAGAGTATTGGCAACTTGAAGAAGAGACAGCCAAAGCAAGACATGATGGATATTTCTTCACAGGTGATTATGCTAGAAAAGACAAAGATGGTTATATTTGGTTTATTGGAAGAAAAGATGACATTATAAATACATTTGGATTTAGAGTAAGTCCACACGAAATAGAAAGAGTTGTAAAAACTCATCCAGATGTTGCTGATTGTGTAGCTTTTGGACTTGATATTGAAAAAGATAAAACATTAGTTGCTATTGCTGTTGTTGGTCATAGCACTTTAAGTAAAGAAAAAGAACAAGAGATTTTAAAATTTTCTCAAAATAATTTAGCTAAATATAAAGCTCCTAAAGAGATATTTTCTATGAGTGATTATCCTAGAACAAAAAATGGAAAAGTTCTTAGAAAACAACTTGTAAAAGATCTTCACGAACAATATTTTGCAATAGAAAAAGGTGAAGAAATTGTTGAATATAAAGCAAGAAGATCAATGCTTTTAGTACCACCATATGATTTACATAAAATGGAAAAAGCAAGAACTGTTTTAGCAGATACAGTTATTTTTGATCTTGAAGCTATTTTAGAAGAGCAAAGAGAAGCTGGAAGAACAGTTATTAGAGAAACATTTAAAAAAGATGGTCCTTTGTTTGGAGAGAGTGAAAGAGTAATAAGAGTAAATAATCTTGGAAGCGAAGATCTTAAAAGAGATTTAGAATTAGCAAAAGAGATTGAAATAGATGCTTTACTGTTTTCTAAAATTGATACAAAAGAGGATGTTTTAAAAGCAGCTAAACTAATAGAAGAAGTTAATCCAAATCTTACTCTTATGATTATGATAGAAACTCCTTTATCTGTTTTAAATATACATGAGATTTGTGCAGCAAGTCCAAAAGTTGAAGTTGTTGTTGTTGGTTCAAATAAACTTGCAAATAGACTTCAAATAGATATAAAAAGAGGTTCAAAAGCAATTGTTACATATTTAGCACAAATTGCACTTGCTTCAAAAGCGTACAATAAGATGGTAATAGATGGACCTCACTTTGATGTTCAAGATGAATTTGCTTGTGAAGATTCAACAAAAGATGCATTTAATTTAGGATTTGATGGGAAATCTTTAATTCATCCAATTCAAATTGATTATATCAATGATATTTTTACTCCAAAACAGAGTGAAGTTGAAGATTATGAAGATATGATAGAAAAATATGAAGAAGCTACAAAGCAAGGAAAAGAAGTAATATTACATAATAATAGATTAGTAGATTCTTCAAGAATTGTTTGGGCTAGAAAAATGATAAAGCTTTACGAAACATATAAAGCTTTAGGTCAAAATTTATTTGGAAAATAA
- a CDS encoding ATP-dependent Clp protease adaptor ClpS, with translation MSNEIEIELNEDLEVEEPKKYSVFLLNDDYSTMDFVIDVLTKVFRKNISEAEAIMLNVHNNGKGLCGIYSFEIASTKVAQVKTLAREQGFPLKAIMEEE, from the coding sequence GTGAGTAATGAGATAGAAATAGAGTTAAATGAAGATTTAGAAGTTGAAGAACCAAAAAAATATAGTGTTTTTTTATTAAATGATGATTATTCAACTATGGATTTTGTAATAGATGTTTTAACAAAAGTATTTAGAAAAAATATAAGTGAAGCAGAAGCTATTATGTTAAATGTACATAATAATGGTAAAGGACTTTGTGGAATATATAGTTTTGAAATTGCTTCAACAAAAGTTGCACAGGTAAAAACACTTGCAAGAGAGCAAGGTTTTCCTTTAAAAGCTATAATGGAAGAAGAGTAA